The following are encoded in a window of Clostridia bacterium genomic DNA:
- a CDS encoding oxaloacetate decarboxylase subunit alpha, with amino-acid sequence MGKVKITETVLRDAHQSLIATRMKIDEMLPILEKLDNIGYNSLEAWGGATFDACLRFLNEDPWERLRKIKDKVKKTRLQMLLRGQNLLGYKHYADDVVEYFVQKAVANGMDIIRIFDALNDVRNIETAIKACKKEGGHAQGTVCYTISPVHTLQHFVNDAKTLEEMGADSICIKDMAGLLIPYEAYELVKAMKENVKVPIQLHTHYTSGVAAMTYLKAIEAGVDIVDCAISPMALGTSQPPTEPLVATLKGTEYDTGYDLNLLSEIADYFRPLKDSYVQSGLLDVKMMGVDVNALIYQVPGGMLSNLVSQLKQSNAMDKYEEVLKEVPRVREDFGYPPLVTPTSQIVGTQAVLNILTGERYKMVPKESKGVVKGEYGKTPAPIPEEIKKKILGEEEQITCRPADLIEPELDKIREQIKEYMEQDEDVLSFALLPQPAEKFFKYRQEMRNKKDNPAGESNDEIMAVISAAVASMETTPGHKLVVKSFRRVPQTAPLWSTAGRLQRFQSKL; translated from the coding sequence ATGGGTAAAGTAAAGATCACCGAAACGGTTTTAAGGGATGCGCATCAATCCTTGATTGCAACCAGAATGAAGATTGATGAGATGCTCCCTATATTGGAAAAACTCGATAATATAGGATATAACTCCCTTGAAGCATGGGGGGGCGCAACTTTTGACGCATGCCTGAGGTTTTTGAATGAAGATCCTTGGGAAAGACTGAGAAAAATAAAAGATAAGGTTAAAAAAACCAGGCTTCAAATGCTTCTAAGAGGACAAAACCTACTTGGATATAAGCATTATGCAGATGATGTAGTCGAATATTTCGTTCAAAAAGCTGTTGCAAACGGAATGGACATAATCAGGATATTTGATGCTTTAAATGATGTAAGAAATATAGAAACTGCAATAAAGGCTTGTAAAAAAGAAGGCGGACATGCACAAGGTACAGTATGCTACACCATAAGTCCGGTGCATACTCTTCAGCATTTTGTAAATGACGCAAAAACTCTTGAAGAAATGGGCGCTGATTCTATATGCATAAAGGATATGGCAGGCTTGCTGATACCATACGAGGCATATGAACTGGTAAAAGCTATGAAGGAAAATGTAAAAGTACCTATTCAGCTTCATACCCACTACACCAGCGGAGTTGCAGCAATGACATACCTTAAGGCGATAGAAGCGGGCGTTGATATCGTAGATTGTGCTATATCACCTATGGCTCTTGGTACGTCACAGCCACCAACAGAACCTTTGGTAGCAACACTAAAGGGAACTGAGTATGATACGGGATATGACCTTAATCTGCTAAGTGAGATTGCAGATTATTTCAGACCTTTAAAGGACAGCTATGTCCAGAGTGGATTACTCGATGTAAAAATGATGGGCGTAGATGTAAACGCTCTTATTTACCAGGTTCCGGGCGGTATGTTGTCAAACCTTGTTTCACAGCTGAAACAATCCAATGCCATGGATAAATACGAAGAGGTTCTGAAAGAAGTACCAAGAGTAAGAGAAGATTTTGGATATCCTCCTTTAGTAACTCCCACAAGTCAGATAGTCGGTACGCAGGCTGTATTGAATATATTGACCGGTGAAAGGTACAAGATGGTGCCAAAGGAATCAAAGGGTGTTGTAAAAGGTGAGTATGGTAAAACACCAGCCCCTATACCCGAGGAAATCAAAAAGAAGATTCTTGGTGAAGAGGAACAGATTACATGCAGACCTGCAGACTTGATTGAACCTGAACTGGATAAGATAAGAGAACAAATTAAAGAATATATGGAGCAGGATGAGGATGTACTATCCTTTGCACTTCTGCCACAACCGGCGGAAAAATTCTTTAAATACCGTCAGGAAATGCGTAATAAAAAAGATAATCCGGCTGGTGAAAGTAATGATGAAATTATGGCTGTAATTTCTGCGGCGGTTGCATCTATGGAGACAACTCCAGGACACAAGCTTGTAGTAAAATCCTTCAGAAGGGTGCCTCAGACTGCTCCACTCTGGAGTACAGCCGGAAGGTTGCAGAGATTTCAATCGAAACTGTAA
- a CDS encoding biotin/lipoyl-binding protein, whose translation MKKFLIKVNGNQYEVEVEEVKVEGAAPQAAKAAPVSAPVAPAAPAAPAPKVDTAVPAGAATVKAPMPGTILKVNVNAGDSVKKGQVLLVLEAMKMENEIVSPADGKVATINVAKGSTVNAGDVMVSIG comes from the coding sequence ATGAAAAAATTCTTGATAAAAGTGAACGGAAATCAGTATGAAGTAGAAGTCGAGGAAGTAAAAGTAGAAGGTGCAGCTCCACAAGCCGCAAAAGCTGCTCCGGTTTCTGCCCCGGTTGCGCCGGCAGCTCCTGCAGCTCCTGCACCAAAGGTAGATACTGCTGTACCTGCTGGAGCTGCTACAGTAAAAGCTCCAATGCCTGGAACAATCCTTAAGGTGAATGTAAATGCAGGTGATTCAGTTAAAAAAGGACAAGTATTATTAGTTCTTGAAGCTATGAAGATGGAAAATGAAATAGTTTCTCCGGCTGACGGAAAAGTTGCAACTATAAATGTTGCAAAGGGTAGTACTGTAAATGCAGGCGATGTAATGGTTTCAATCGGATAA